From the genome of Methanobacterium petrolearium, one region includes:
- a CDS encoding aminotransferase class V-fold PLP-dependent enzyme, translating to MKTDDVRRDIPLLDEIIYLDAASTTPTPRPVVKAMCDYFYNYNVNTGRGAYRLALRATQELDNAREIIAKFVKSDPNEIIFTKNTTEAINIVAHGIEFQKGENIVVPNIEHHSNLVPWLNLQSQGVEVRIVKADDNGIVHPETVENLVDRNTRLVSITHVSNSIGSVQPVDELGKIAEDNDALYLVDAAQSAGHMKIDAGKLGADFMVFPGHKGLLGPVGTGFLYCAHDSHGKLEPLNLGGGTVEDVTEEDFKLIEAPSCFEGGTQNIAGFIGLGAAITYLEKIGMSEVEKHTRKLTKVMYNEIREIETVRIYGSPENIYGIVSFNIDNINPHDLAKILDELKSICVRSGYHCAIPSIKHVGAYQLGGTVRASIHYYNTREEIKELGETLKQISEFMA from the coding sequence ATGAAAACTGATGATGTTAGAAGAGATATTCCCCTACTGGATGAGATCATATATCTGGATGCTGCCAGCACCACTCCCACACCTCGACCAGTGGTAAAGGCCATGTGTGACTATTTTTATAATTACAATGTTAACACCGGGAGAGGAGCGTACAGATTAGCACTTAGAGCAACCCAAGAATTGGACAATGCCAGAGAAATCATTGCTAAATTCGTTAAATCAGATCCTAATGAGATAATATTTACTAAAAACACTACAGAAGCCATAAACATTGTGGCCCATGGAATTGAATTTCAAAAAGGTGAAAATATCGTGGTTCCCAACATTGAACATCACTCCAACCTGGTTCCATGGCTCAACTTGCAAAGTCAGGGTGTTGAAGTCAGAATAGTGAAAGCCGATGATAATGGTATTGTACACCCAGAAACAGTTGAAAACCTGGTTGATCGGAACACTAGGCTGGTAAGCATCACCCATGTTTCTAACTCCATCGGATCGGTCCAACCAGTGGATGAACTAGGTAAAATAGCAGAAGATAACGATGCACTTTACCTGGTTGATGCAGCACAATCTGCAGGGCACATGAAAATTGATGCAGGCAAGTTAGGGGCAGATTTTATGGTATTCCCGGGACATAAAGGATTACTGGGTCCGGTGGGGACAGGGTTCCTCTACTGTGCTCATGATTCACATGGAAAATTGGAACCCCTTAACCTGGGAGGGGGAACAGTGGAAGATGTCACTGAAGAAGATTTCAAACTTATTGAAGCACCATCCTGTTTTGAGGGCGGAACTCAGAATATTGCCGGGTTCATTGGCCTGGGGGCAGCAATAACCTATTTGGAAAAAATTGGAATGTCGGAAGTTGAAAAACACACCAGAAAACTCACCAAAGTCATGTATAATGAGATCCGGGAAATAGAAACAGTCCGGATTTATGGAAGTCCAGAAAATATTTATGGTATAGTTTCCTTCAATATAGATAATATAAACCCTCATGATCTGGCTAAGATCTTGGATGAACTTAAATCCATATGTGTTAGAAGCGGATATCACTGTGCAATACCATCTATAAAGCATGTAGGTGCTTATCAATTAGGGGGCACGGTTCGAGCATCTATACACTACTACAACACCAGAGAAGAGATAAAGGAATTAGGTGAAACACTTAAACAAATTTCCGAATTCATGGCATAA
- a CDS encoding isocitrate/isopropylmalate family dehydrogenase: protein MYNISVIPGDGIGKEVMEATLHVLEAIDLEFDYTFADAGDEYMEKTGVALPQETMDIVKASEACLFGAAGESAADVIVRMRQELELYVNLRPVKSYPGTKCLSDNLDFVIVRENTEGLYIGLEEETDEGAIAKRVVTRKASERICKFAFEYAKKTKRSKVTAVHKANVLKKTDGVFKGTFYKVAEDYPEMELDDRYVDATAMFFITKPEMFDVIVTTNLFGDILSDEGAGLVGGLGLIPSANIGDKQGLFEPVHGSAPRISGKGVANPAAMMLSAVLMLEYLDENEEARRLENALVKVLQEGKVVTPDLGGSASTMEMAAEVRKKLEV, encoded by the coding sequence ATGTACAATATATCTGTTATACCTGGAGATGGAATAGGTAAAGAGGTTATGGAGGCCACACTCCATGTTTTAGAAGCAATAGATCTTGAATTTGATTACACATTCGCTGATGCCGGAGATGAGTACATGGAAAAAACAGGGGTGGCCTTACCTCAAGAAACCATGGACATAGTCAAAGCATCAGAAGCATGTCTTTTCGGAGCGGCAGGAGAATCAGCAGCTGATGTTATTGTTAGAATGAGACAGGAACTCGAATTATACGTCAACCTCAGACCAGTGAAATCATACCCTGGCACCAAATGTCTTTCCGATAACCTGGACTTTGTCATAGTCCGGGAAAACACAGAAGGATTATACATAGGATTAGAAGAGGAAACTGACGAAGGAGCAATTGCTAAAAGAGTGGTAACCAGGAAAGCCTCAGAAAGAATATGCAAATTCGCATTTGAATACGCTAAAAAGACCAAACGAAGCAAAGTAACCGCAGTTCACAAGGCAAACGTTCTCAAAAAAACAGATGGAGTTTTCAAGGGCACCTTCTATAAAGTGGCAGAGGATTATCCTGAAATGGAGTTGGATGACCGTTACGTGGATGCCACTGCCATGTTCTTCATCACCAAACCAGAAATGTTCGATGTAATTGTAACCACCAACCTCTTCGGGGACATACTGTCAGATGAAGGAGCTGGACTGGTAGGGGGATTAGGATTAATCCCATCAGCTAATATTGGAGATAAACAAGGGTTGTTCGAGCCTGTTCATGGTTCTGCACCTCGGATTTCCGGGAAAGGAGTTGCGAATCCTGCTGCCATGATGTTATCTGCAGTGTTAATGCTGGAATACCTGGATGAGAATGAAGAAGCACGCAGACTTGAAAATGCCCTGGTAAAAGTCCTACAAGAGGGTAAAGTAGTAACTCCAGATCTGGGTGGCAGTGCATCCACCATGGAAATGGCTGCAGAAGTCAGGAAAAAGTTGGAAGTATAA
- a CDS encoding 3-isopropylmalate dehydratase small subunit encodes MKGKVWKFGDDVDTDMILPGRYLVLSEEEELAACVMAGHDCEFSKKVKKGDILVAGKNFGCGSSREHAPIAIKAAGISAVVAESFARIFYRNSTNIGLLLIEAKGISKNIEEGDEIEINMEKGVLNDLNNSKEFEIKPLPEFMMDIMNEGGLISYLKNHFAEIKGE; translated from the coding sequence ATTAAAGGTAAAGTTTGGAAGTTTGGAGATGATGTGGACACTGATATGATTCTCCCGGGCAGATATCTGGTTTTAAGTGAAGAGGAAGAGCTTGCAGCATGTGTAATGGCCGGCCATGACTGTGAATTTTCCAAAAAAGTGAAAAAAGGGGATATTCTTGTGGCGGGAAAAAATTTTGGTTGCGGATCATCCCGGGAACACGCACCCATAGCTATCAAAGCGGCAGGAATATCTGCAGTGGTGGCAGAATCATTTGCAAGAATATTCTACAGAAACTCCACGAACATAGGTTTACTACTTATAGAGGCCAAAGGAATCTCAAAAAACATCGAAGAAGGAGATGAAATCGAAATAAACATGGAAAAGGGAGTATTAAATGATTTAAATAATTCTAAAGAGTTCGAAATAAAACCACTCCCTGAATTCATGATGGATATCATGAACGAAGGAGGGCTCATCAGTTACCTGAAAAACCACTTTGCAGAAATAAAGGGCGAGTAA
- the hacA gene encoding homoaconitase large subunit has protein sequence MSMTMAEKILAKAAGLKEIKAGNILMANIDVAMTHDLTGPLSVKSFQKIGVDHVWDPDKIVVLFDHQVPADSLEAAKNHIFLREFVEKQKISNFYDVREGVCHQVLPEKGHVVPGEVVVGTDSHTCTHGALGAFATGIGSTDMAMVFATGKLWFKVPETIKFEIEGKLGKYVYSKDVVLDIIGQIGADGATYQACEFGGETTRNMSVSQRMAMCNMAIEMGGKTGMVEVDDETINYLKGRTNKPYQTFTTDEDAKSLTTMYVDVDDLEPQIACPHNVDNVKPVGEVEGTPIDQIFLGSCTNGRLNDLQVAAKLLKGKQVANGVRMLVIPASREIYSQALEQGLINTFVDAGALVCNPCCGPCLGGHVGFLGPGEVSLSTSNRNFKGRQGSPEGEVYLSSAAVAAASAIKGEITDPR, from the coding sequence ATGTCAATGACCATGGCAGAGAAAATACTTGCAAAAGCAGCAGGATTAAAAGAAATAAAAGCTGGTAATATTTTAATGGCCAACATCGACGTGGCCATGACTCACGATCTAACTGGACCATTATCTGTGAAGTCATTCCAGAAAATAGGAGTGGACCATGTCTGGGATCCAGATAAAATCGTGGTTCTTTTTGACCACCAGGTACCAGCAGACTCCCTGGAAGCAGCTAAAAACCACATATTCCTGAGAGAATTCGTGGAAAAACAGAAAATAAGCAATTTTTACGATGTCAGAGAAGGAGTATGCCACCAAGTACTACCTGAAAAAGGCCATGTAGTTCCAGGAGAAGTGGTGGTAGGAACAGACTCCCACACCTGCACCCATGGGGCATTAGGGGCATTTGCCACAGGAATCGGATCAACAGACATGGCCATGGTATTTGCCACCGGAAAACTCTGGTTTAAGGTTCCAGAAACCATAAAATTTGAAATAGAAGGAAAACTCGGCAAATATGTATATTCAAAAGATGTGGTACTGGATATAATCGGACAAATCGGAGCAGACGGTGCAACCTACCAGGCCTGTGAATTTGGGGGTGAAACCACCCGTAACATGTCAGTATCCCAGAGGATGGCAATGTGTAACATGGCCATAGAAATGGGAGGAAAAACTGGTATGGTGGAAGTGGATGATGAGACCATCAACTACCTTAAAGGCCGTACAAACAAACCTTACCAGACATTTACAACTGATGAAGATGCAAAATCCCTTACTACCATGTATGTGGATGTGGATGATCTGGAACCTCAAATCGCCTGCCCACATAATGTGGACAACGTCAAACCAGTAGGTGAGGTAGAAGGAACACCCATAGATCAGATATTCCTGGGATCATGTACCAACGGACGTCTGAACGATCTTCAGGTAGCAGCAAAACTACTCAAAGGAAAACAAGTAGCCAACGGTGTGCGAATGCTGGTAATACCAGCTTCCAGAGAAATTTACAGCCAGGCACTGGAACAGGGATTGATAAACACATTTGTGGATGCTGGAGCTTTAGTATGTAACCCCTGCTGTGGACCATGCCTGGGTGGCCATGTAGGGTTCCTGGGACCTGGAGAAGTGAGCCTCTCCACTTCCAACCGAAACTTCAAAGGAAGACAGGGAAGCCCTGAAGGAGAAGTTTACCTTAGTTCAGCAGCAGTAGCAGCAGCATCAGCTATCAAAGGTGAAATAACCGATCCCAGATAG
- a CDS encoding MarR family winged helix-turn-helix transcriptional regulator, with product MNQELELVESMDKLSKLMRKFQTQLQTGDLKEYTLRQLYYIELIDKNEGISVSELAKTMNVKKSTVSVAINQLIDLGIVTKIQSNDDKRFYFLELTPKGNQIMEMHKQVHKNTIKKILNILAPEEVESFVNIVNKITTSKL from the coding sequence ATGAATCAGGAACTTGAACTGGTAGAATCAATGGATAAACTAAGCAAATTAATGAGAAAATTCCAAACACAACTTCAAACAGGGGATTTAAAAGAATATACTTTACGACAATTGTATTATATTGAATTAATCGATAAAAATGAAGGAATAAGCGTATCTGAACTGGCAAAAACCATGAACGTAAAAAAATCAACAGTTTCAGTAGCCATCAACCAGTTGATTGACCTAGGCATTGTAACCAAAATACAATCCAACGATGATAAACGTTTTTATTTCCTTGAATTAACTCCCAAAGGTAACCAAATAATGGAAATGCACAAACAAGTGCATAAAAACACAATTAAAAAAATTTTAAACATATTGGCCCCGGAAGAAGTTGAAAGCTTCGTGAATATTGTAAACAAGATCACCACTTCCAAATTATGA
- a CDS encoding OB-fold nucleic acid binding domain-containing protein, with protein MREVSQEIKDEYEKIKDKISFEEFLNKMDEYKKENADVSFIDDVSFAHMVVGDYITEKNEPLGEKKEFWKINELETGTQHVNLLGRVMSISNVKKFTSKKGKEGKLANMILADATGRIRVVLWTENIKLLDKFQEGDVVKINDVDVKQGFREDETHMNIRSSVEKLESKDYPDFPPYNDKITPFKEIKEDMEVNIVARIVRIPRIRSFDRNGRDGKVVSLELQDESGNMQLTLWNKDTQLIDDLDLKEGDAIKVLGAQSRARNGEISLNHSWIGRIIKGDFDAPEYQENIIKLGDAHEIRNVTLIGLVSKVYDTITFERDDGSTGKVKSLELEDDTGAIRVTMWNEDTETEIKKGDIMKIIGGNIEFDDYSGTNYRINTNWNSKLIINPPLDEKMKEILSEVGKYIKPVKINDLNNIEEDGEEVDIIGRVVNLYEPNEFQRDDGTTGLVRTTEMADETGMVRVSMWDSKAEYPMKEGDALKIENARTRLGEYQVDLSVGRTSRILKPTEEEISSLPSLQDAESMLYQTKKIEALAEGDRDVSIIGRILSVNEPNQFTKSDGSTGIVRSIEIADDTGVIRGSLWDDQSNAPLKEGELVKIENPRVNLRNDRVEISVGRTTLITKPKEDEVSLPSLDEIQEKLYPFKKIEDIEEGDQNIKVTGEVVDIRGNKILFEMCPNCNKRVNYVDDAYICDICGEEIENPNMLMIIGLLMEDDTGTISMTFFRQSAEEVLGMTTAEAEEIIAATGDEGSLEEKVGDLVGRQITVIADANFDEYNEEVRLNAKKLVDVKL; from the coding sequence ATGAGGGAAGTCAGCCAAGAAATAAAGGATGAGTACGAGAAAATTAAGGATAAAATCTCATTTGAAGAATTTTTGAATAAAATGGATGAATATAAGAAGGAAAATGCCGATGTAAGTTTTATCGACGACGTTAGTTTTGCACATATGGTTGTAGGAGATTACATTACCGAAAAAAATGAACCTCTCGGAGAAAAAAAGGAATTCTGGAAGATAAACGAGTTAGAAACAGGCACACAACATGTTAACCTCCTTGGGAGAGTAATGAGCATTTCCAATGTGAAAAAATTCACCAGTAAAAAAGGTAAGGAAGGTAAACTGGCTAACATGATCCTTGCCGATGCCACCGGCAGGATAAGAGTTGTCCTTTGGACAGAAAACATCAAACTTCTCGATAAATTTCAGGAAGGAGATGTGGTTAAAATCAATGACGTGGATGTGAAACAGGGTTTCAGAGAGGATGAAACCCACATGAACATACGTTCATCCGTGGAAAAGCTTGAGTCAAAAGATTATCCTGATTTCCCCCCATACAATGATAAGATAACCCCATTTAAAGAGATTAAAGAAGATATGGAAGTTAATATAGTTGCCCGTATCGTTAGGATACCCAGGATAAGATCCTTTGACCGGAACGGGAGAGACGGGAAGGTGGTATCCCTGGAACTCCAAGATGAAAGTGGCAACATGCAGTTAACACTGTGGAACAAAGACACCCAGTTAATAGATGATCTTGATCTAAAAGAAGGAGATGCCATTAAAGTACTGGGAGCCCAAAGCAGGGCCCGTAATGGTGAAATATCTTTAAATCACTCCTGGATCGGTAGAATAATAAAAGGAGATTTTGATGCCCCTGAATATCAGGAAAATATTATTAAACTCGGAGACGCTCATGAAATAAGGAATGTTACATTGATAGGTTTGGTGAGTAAAGTCTACGATACTATAACATTTGAACGAGATGACGGAAGCACCGGAAAAGTTAAATCCCTGGAGTTAGAGGATGATACTGGAGCTATACGGGTGACCATGTGGAACGAAGATACTGAAACTGAGATTAAAAAAGGAGACATCATGAAAATCATAGGAGGAAACATTGAATTTGACGATTATTCTGGCACCAATTACAGAATAAACACTAATTGGAACAGTAAACTCATAATAAACCCTCCTCTAGATGAAAAAATGAAGGAAATCCTGAGTGAAGTAGGTAAATATATAAAACCAGTTAAAATCAATGATTTAAACAATATTGAAGAGGACGGGGAAGAAGTAGACATCATTGGACGAGTGGTTAATCTTTACGAACCCAATGAGTTTCAGAGAGATGATGGAACCACGGGTCTGGTGAGAACGACAGAAATGGCAGATGAAACAGGCATGGTACGAGTTTCCATGTGGGATAGTAAAGCAGAATATCCCATGAAAGAAGGAGATGCCCTTAAAATCGAGAATGCACGTACTCGTCTGGGAGAATATCAGGTTGACCTGAGTGTGGGCAGAACTTCACGAATACTGAAACCCACAGAGGAAGAGATCTCAAGTTTACCTTCCCTGCAAGACGCAGAATCCATGCTCTACCAGACAAAAAAAATTGAAGCATTGGCTGAAGGAGACCGGGATGTTAGCATCATCGGCCGAATTTTAAGTGTAAACGAACCCAACCAGTTCACCAAAAGCGATGGCAGCACGGGGATTGTCCGTTCAATAGAAATAGCTGATGATACCGGAGTAATAAGGGGTTCTCTCTGGGATGACCAATCTAATGCCCCATTAAAAGAAGGTGAATTGGTTAAAATAGAAAATCCTCGTGTTAATTTGAGAAATGACCGTGTGGAAATTAGTGTTGGCAGAACAACTCTTATAACCAAACCCAAAGAAGATGAAGTATCCCTACCCTCCCTGGATGAGATTCAAGAAAAATTATATCCTTTTAAAAAGATTGAAGATATTGAAGAGGGAGACCAGAATATCAAGGTAACTGGAGAGGTTGTTGATATCCGTGGAAACAAAATACTCTTTGAAATGTGTCCCAACTGTAACAAGAGAGTGAATTATGTTGACGATGCCTACATATGTGATATCTGTGGTGAAGAGATAGAAAACCCCAACATGTTGATGATCATTGGACTCCTGATGGAAGATGATACCGGGACCATTAGCATGACCTTCTTCCGCCAATCAGCCGAGGAAGTGCTGGGAATGACCACAGCCGAAGCAGAAGAAATCATTGCTGCCACTGGAGACGAAGGATCCCTGGAAGAAAAAGTGGGTGATCTGGTGGGTAGACAGATTACAGTTATCGCAGATGCCAACTTTGATGAATACAACGAAGAAGTGCGTTTAAACGCCAAAAAACTGGTGGATGTCAAACTTTAA
- the radA gene encoding DNA repair and recombination protein RadA has protein sequence MVELEDLPNVGEKTAQKLRDAGFADMMRLATSTAKELSVKVEIGEGVAEKVIEAARKAEQIDFETALDVMERRQDVGRVTTGSTGLDELIGGGIETQAITEVFGEFGSGKSQISHEIAVTVQLAPEKGGLGGQCVYIDTENTFRPERIKQIAEGFELDVDEVLGNIHIARAFNSAHQILMADKVNELIQKDVDIRLVIVDSLTAHFRAEYVGRESLATRQQKLNQHLHTLQNIANTYNVAVFVTNQVQARPDAFFGSPTKAIGGHVLGHAATYRIWLKKGLAGKRIARLVDSPHLPEGESVFKIATEGIVD, from the coding sequence ATGGTGGAACTGGAAGATTTACCAAATGTAGGAGAAAAAACCGCCCAAAAATTAAGAGACGCTGGTTTTGCAGATATGATGAGGCTTGCCACATCAACTGCCAAGGAACTCAGTGTTAAAGTTGAAATTGGAGAAGGGGTAGCAGAAAAAGTGATAGAAGCTGCCCGTAAAGCTGAACAAATCGATTTTGAAACAGCTTTAGATGTGATGGAGCGCAGACAAGATGTTGGTCGTGTGACCACTGGAAGCACAGGATTGGATGAGTTAATTGGTGGGGGGATAGAGACCCAGGCAATTACCGAGGTTTTCGGAGAATTCGGATCGGGTAAAAGCCAGATATCTCATGAAATAGCAGTCACCGTGCAATTAGCACCTGAAAAAGGTGGACTCGGCGGACAATGTGTCTACATCGATACTGAAAATACTTTCCGACCAGAAAGAATAAAACAGATTGCAGAAGGATTCGAACTGGATGTGGATGAAGTTCTAGGCAATATTCATATCGCCCGTGCCTTTAACTCCGCTCATCAGATATTAATGGCTGATAAAGTTAACGAACTCATACAAAAAGATGTTGATATTCGTTTAGTGATTGTAGATTCCCTAACCGCTCATTTCCGGGCAGAATACGTGGGAAGAGAGTCCTTGGCCACCAGACAACAGAAATTGAACCAGCACCTTCACACACTACAGAATATCGCCAACACCTACAACGTGGCAGTTTTTGTAACTAACCAGGTCCAGGCACGTCCTGATGCCTTTTTCGGCAGTCCCACCAAGGCTATTGGAGGGCACGTCCTGGGACACGCTGCCACCTACAGAATATGGTTGAAAAAAGGACTGGCAGGTAAACGTATCGCCCGTTTAGTGGACAGCCCCCACCTTCCAGAGGGTGAATCTGTTTTCAAAATAGCCACCGAAGGAATCGTGGATTAA
- a CDS encoding CoB--CoM heterodisulfide reductase iron-sulfur subunit A family protein, giving the protein MADENKQEASEEPKVGVYVCHCGINIGGVVDVEAVEEYAATLPNVVVSKEYKYFCSDPGQDMIQQDIKEGKVNRVVVAACSPRLHEPTFRRCIREAGLNPFLFEFANIREHDSWVHMSEPEAATEKAKDLVRMAVAKARLLEPLEAEKVSVDNKALVIGGGVAGIQSALDLADMGFKTYMVEKQPTIGGRMAQLDKTFPTLDCSMCILAPKTVDVGKHENIELISFAEVKEVHGYIGNFQVVIEKKPRYVIEDLCTGCGSCSEVCPIEMPNYFDEGMGMVKAAFIPFPQAVPLVATIDKDYCIECKLCDSVCERGAIDHDQKPETIEIDVGTIIVATGFDPYDPSEKKEWAYEDAQNVITGLELERLINASGPTMGKVLKPSDGEKPKSVAFIQCVGSRDEQINKPYCSRVCCMYAMKNAQLIKDKAPDTDVAIYYMDIRAFGKGFEEFYKRSQEKYGIKFIRGRPANILLNPDETLSIRAEDSLLGRITEYDYDMVVLSVGLEPPEGSEVLRQTLGLSKSADGFLLEAHPKLRPVDTLTDGIYLAGVSQGPKDIPDSVAQASGAAARASIPMIKGEVEIEPIIASVDTDVCGGCEVCIELCPFGAVERKDDKAHINVALCKGCGTCVAACPSGALDQQHFRTGQIFAQIEAALNDSK; this is encoded by the coding sequence TTGGCAGATGAAAATAAACAAGAAGCAAGTGAAGAACCAAAAGTAGGAGTCTACGTATGTCACTGTGGTATCAACATAGGTGGTGTAGTTGATGTTGAAGCAGTTGAAGAATACGCAGCAACACTCCCTAATGTAGTGGTATCCAAAGAATACAAGTATTTCTGTTCTGACCCTGGACAGGACATGATCCAACAGGATATTAAAGAAGGTAAAGTTAACCGAGTAGTGGTAGCAGCATGTTCACCCCGACTCCACGAACCCACCTTCCGAAGGTGTATCAGAGAAGCTGGATTGAACCCCTTCCTTTTCGAATTCGCTAACATCCGAGAACACGACTCTTGGGTGCATATGAGCGAACCAGAAGCTGCCACCGAAAAAGCCAAAGACCTGGTAAGAATGGCAGTTGCCAAAGCCAGACTACTCGAACCTCTGGAAGCCGAAAAAGTGTCTGTGGACAATAAAGCCCTGGTAATCGGTGGAGGAGTGGCTGGTATCCAGTCCGCCCTTGACCTGGCCGATATGGGATTCAAAACTTACATGGTAGAAAAACAACCAACCATCGGTGGACGAATGGCACAACTGGACAAAACATTCCCTACCCTTGACTGTTCCATGTGTATTCTAGCCCCAAAAACTGTGGACGTTGGTAAACACGAAAACATCGAACTCATCTCCTTCGCTGAAGTTAAAGAAGTTCATGGTTACATTGGTAACTTCCAAGTAGTAATTGAAAAGAAACCTCGATACGTTATAGAAGACCTTTGTACCGGTTGTGGAAGCTGTTCAGAAGTATGCCCAATCGAAATGCCTAACTACTTTGATGAAGGCATGGGTATGGTCAAAGCAGCATTCATACCATTCCCACAAGCAGTGCCACTGGTGGCAACCATAGACAAAGATTACTGTATTGAATGTAAACTCTGTGACAGTGTATGTGAACGTGGAGCAATCGACCATGACCAGAAACCTGAAACCATTGAAATTGATGTAGGTACCATCATAGTGGCCACCGGTTTCGACCCATACGACCCAAGTGAGAAGAAAGAATGGGCTTATGAAGACGCTCAAAACGTGATCACAGGTCTAGAACTGGAAAGATTAATCAACGCATCTGGACCAACCATGGGTAAAGTATTAAAACCATCCGACGGTGAAAAACCAAAAAGTGTGGCTTTCATCCAGTGTGTGGGTAGCCGTGACGAACAGATCAACAAACCATACTGTTCCCGTGTGTGCTGTATGTACGCCATGAAAAACGCACAACTAATCAAGGATAAAGCACCTGACACTGACGTAGCCATCTATTACATGGATATAAGGGCATTTGGTAAAGGATTCGAAGAGTTCTACAAACGTTCACAGGAAAAATATGGAATCAAATTCATCCGCGGACGACCAGCCAATATCCTGTTAAACCCAGACGAAACCCTTTCCATCCGTGCAGAAGACAGCTTACTGGGAAGAATCACCGAATACGACTATGATATGGTAGTGCTCTCTGTGGGTCTAGAACCACCAGAAGGATCTGAAGTTCTCAGACAAACCCTGGGATTATCCAAATCCGCTGACGGATTCCTGCTGGAAGCTCACCCCAAACTACGACCTGTAGACACTCTCACTGACGGTATCTACCTAGCCGGAGTATCACAAGGTCCTAAAGACATTCCTGACAGTGTAGCCCAAGCTTCTGGTGCTGCAGCCCGAGCATCCATACCCATGATCAAAGGTGAAGTAGAAATTGAACCAATCATTGCTTCTGTGGATACCGATGTCTGCGGTGGATGTGAAGTGTGCATAGAACTATGTCCATTCGGAGCTGTTGAAAGGAAGGATGATAAAGCCCACATTAACGTCGCATTATGTAAAGGATGCGGTACTTGTGTAGCTGCCTGCCCATCTGGAGCTCTTGATCAGCAGCACTTCAGAACTGGCCAGATATTCGCCCAGATCGAAGCCGCTTTAAACGACAGCAAATAA
- a CDS encoding DUF169 domain-containing protein, translated as MDYPKLGEKLKNVLKLEREPVAMKWVSREPKNIPKEEGKSRFCTKLDNAMKGDIFYSTADEEECMGGLRYTGMKDPKDFPKNMRSGAFLVPGGVYKSIPAVQRSWKGNMAIEPNIFNAMIFSPLIKAEFEPDVIFLVTNARQGMEILHANAYDSGSHGLGADSGPICSSMAAIPYLTGKITYGFGDIGSRNNMTLKDEEILVSIPASDLERIVSNLEEMKTKTFFRRNQSKTA; from the coding sequence ATGGATTATCCGAAACTGGGAGAAAAACTGAAAAATGTTTTGAAACTGGAAAGAGAACCTGTAGCTATGAAATGGGTTTCCAGAGAACCAAAAAATATTCCTAAAGAAGAGGGAAAATCCAGATTCTGCACCAAACTGGACAATGCTATGAAGGGAGATATCTTTTATTCCACCGCTGATGAAGAAGAATGTATGGGTGGTCTCAGATACACTGGAATGAAAGACCCAAAGGACTTCCCGAAAAACATGCGTAGTGGAGCATTTTTAGTCCCAGGAGGAGTGTATAAAAGCATTCCAGCTGTGCAACGGTCTTGGAAAGGAAACATGGCCATCGAACCAAACATATTTAATGCCATGATATTTTCACCACTCATAAAAGCCGAATTTGAACCAGATGTGATATTTCTCGTTACCAATGCCAGACAGGGGATGGAAATCCTCCATGCCAATGCCTATGACTCTGGTTCCCATGGGTTAGGAGCTGATTCTGGCCCTATATGCAGTTCCATGGCTGCCATACCATACCTCACTGGGAAAATTACCTATGGTTTCGGAGATATTGGCTCCAGGAACAACATGACCCTAAAAGATGAAGAAATCTTAGTTAGTATACCCGCAAGTGATCTGGAAAGGATCGTCAGCAACCTGGAGGAAATGAAAACTAAAACTTTCTTCAGGCGTAACCAATCTAAAACAGCTTAA